From Rutidosis leptorrhynchoides isolate AG116_Rl617_1_P2 chromosome 3, CSIRO_AGI_Rlap_v1, whole genome shotgun sequence, a single genomic window includes:
- the LOC139901865 gene encoding uncharacterized protein, giving the protein MAKWAIELGEHEITFIPGHSVKGQVIADFLVELPSDMIKQGETTFAASNNEAEYEALIAGLRLAKSIDVRQLTAYVDSQLVASQFNGSFEARDTSMQKYLELTNALTNTFAVFEIKKIPRNHNKKADALSKLASLLYDHFTKKVMVEVLERKSTEEDTLMETITAEEECWMTPFIKYLADGTLPEDKLQARRIQMRAPMYNFKNGVLYRKSFTEPYLRCVGPTQAKEIIREMHKGSCSTHSGY; this is encoded by the exons ATGGCAAAATGGGCAATAGAACTTGGCGAGCATGAAATCACCTTCATCCCGGGACATTCGGTAAAGGGCCAAGTCATAGCTGACTTTCTGGTGGAGCTCCCTTCTGACATGATCAAGCAAGGCGAAACCACA TTCGCCGCCTCAAACAACGAGGCCGAGTACGAAGCACTAATAGCCGGATTACGCTTGGCTAAAAGTATTGATGTACGACAACTCACAGCTTATGTCGACTCACAACTGGTAGCAAGCCAGTTCAACGGTAGCTTCGAAGCAAGGGATACATCGATGCAAAAATACCTAGAACTTACGAATGCACTAACCAACACCTTCGCAGtatttgaaataaaaaaaatacccCGTAACCATAACAAGAAAGCAGATGCCTTGAGTAAGCTTGCCTCTTTGCTATACGACCACTTCACCAAAAAAGTTATGGTTGAAGTACTGGAAAGAAAGTCAACCGAAGAGGATACTCTCATGGAAACAATCACAGCAGAGGAAGAATGTTGGATGACACCTTTCATAAAATACCTTGCCGACGGTACCCTCCCAGAAGATAAATTACAAGCCCGTAGGATACAAATGCGGGCACCAATGTATAACTTTAAAAATGGCGTCCTGTACAGGAAATCATTCACAGAGCCTTACTTAAGGTGTGTTGGCCCGACGCAGGCCAAAGAGATAATACGAGAAATGCACAAAGGATCCTGCTCCACACATTCCGGCTACTGA